TGGCTGCCGGAGCCTTATTCCCTCCGGGATGTCGCGCGATGGGTCCGCAAGGCCGCTGCGGAAGGCCCGCAGCGCTTCGAATGGAAGGACCTCGACCGGGAGGGGCGGACGTATTGGCGCGACATCTCCCTGAAGAAAATCGTCCTGAACGGCGTTCCCCGCGTCATGGCCATCACCCAGGACATCACCGAACGCAAGCGGGCCGAGGAGTCGCTGAAACGAAGTGAATCGGAGAATCGCGTGCTGATCAACGCCCTTCCCGACCTGCTGTTTCGCATAGCCCGCGAAGGTACGATACGGGACTATCGCTGCTCCGACGCTTCGACATTGTACGTTCCGCCCCACGTGTTCCTGGGGAAAAAATCCAGGATGTTCTCCCCGCGCCGATCGCCGGCCGGGCGATCGAGCTTATGGGCCAGGTGTTCGCGTCAGGCAAGCCGCGAACGCTCGAGTACGAACTGGACGTGCACGGCGAAGCGCGATTCTACGATGACCGCATTGTATTTCTGGACCAGGACGAAGTTCTGCATGTCATTCGCGACATCACCGAACGCAAGCGGGCGGAGGAGGCGCTGAGGGTCAGCGAAGAAAAGTTCCGGAAAGTGTTCTATACGAGCCCGGATGCAATCAATATGAACCGCCTCAAGGACGGCGAATACGTCTCGGTCAACGAGGGATTCACCCGCATCCTGGAGTATACCGAGGAAGAGGCCGTCGGCAAGACATCCCTTGCGCTGAACATATGGGTCGACCCCGATGACAGGAAAAGGCTGGTCGAGGGCCTTCGGGAACACGGTGCGGTAAAAAATCTCGAGGCTCGCTTCCGCGGGAAACTATGCGAGATCGATCCCCTGGTGAAGGCGATCATCTCCAGCGGATACTCTGACGATGCTATTGCCCTGAGCGATGGGAGGCAAGGATTCAGCGCGTTTCTCAAGAAGCCCTATGATGTCGCCAGTCTTCAGGCAGTGCTTGACGCGATGCTCAACGCATAACGCTCGCTGGTACGTGCTGAAGTGCGCTGTCGGGGAAGGATTTACGGGAAGGGACGTACGCTACGGGAATGATGGACTCTCCCGTGAGGCTTGCTGGTTCTCCATGCTCTACGCTGTCTTTGACGCAGCGACCGGGGGTGGGGGTGCTGCCTGGTTCTTTTTTTGCTCGTACAGCGCCATGAGCGGTTTTATATCGATATGGAGGAAATTCGCGTAGATCTTCAGGTATCCCTTGTCGAACACCCTGGGGATGATCTGGAACTTCCCATCCTCAAGGGCCCTGATGTAATGAGAGCTTATGCAGGTCTGTCGGGCGACATCGCCGATCTCGAGGCCAAGCGCCTGCCGTCCGTCTTTTAAAAGCCGACCGATCTCACGCATATGCGCCCTCCCGACAAAGAATAGCCGCAGACAATGCAGTGAATGCCGTTCTGCCTGATCCCAGGTTGGCTTCGGTTAAAAAAACTTTACTC
This region of Nitrospirota bacterium genomic DNA includes:
- a CDS encoding PAS domain S-box protein gives rise to the protein MHGEARFYDDRIVFLDQDEVLHVIRDITERKRAEEALRVSEEKFRKVFYTSPDAINMNRLKDGEYVSVNEGFTRILEYTEEEAVGKTSLALNIWVDPDDRKRLVEGLREHGAVKNLEARFRGKLCEIDPLVKAIISSGYSDDAIALSDGRQGFSAFLKKPYDVASLQAVLDAMLNA
- a CDS encoding PAS domain S-box protein, with product WLPEPYSLRDVARWVRKAAAEGPQRFEWKDLDREGRTYWRDISLKKIVLNGVPRVMAITQDITERKRAEESLKRSESENRVLINALPDLLFRIAREGTIRDYRCSDASTLYVPPHVFLGKKSRMFSPRRSPAGRSSLWARCSRQASRERSSTNWTCTAKRDSTMTALYFWTRTKFCMSFATSPNASGRRRR
- a CDS encoding helix-turn-helix domain-containing protein, with amino-acid sequence MREIGRLLKDGRQALGLEIGDVARQTCISSHYIRALEDGKFQIIPRVFDKGYLKIYANFLHIDIKPLMALYEQKKNQAAPPPPVAASKTA